In Streptomyces capitiformicae, one genomic interval encodes:
- a CDS encoding DUF5326 family protein: protein MREIFAGMPWWVKWIAVPVIALVVFGGLIANVVGFVIGLLFKVLVFVALVGGLIYVVRKFTTSSSSRGDW, encoded by the coding sequence ATGCGGGAGATCTTCGCGGGGATGCCGTGGTGGGTGAAGTGGATCGCGGTGCCGGTCATCGCTCTGGTCGTGTTCGGCGGCCTGATAGCCAATGTCGTCGGCTTCGTGATCGGCCTGCTCTTCAAGGTACTCGTCTTCGTGGCGCTCGTCGGTGGACTGATCTACGTCGTACGGAAGTTCACGACGAGCTCGTCGTCACGCGGTGACTGGTGA
- a CDS encoding cupin domain-containing protein, translating to MKAFRLDELEAERAANEGAYLQFLRERNMSVGLYALDAGELDPQKPHRQDEVYLVVSGRALLTVGLETTQVARGSVVYVPAGVAHKFHHITEDLRVVVVFSPPEG from the coding sequence ATGAAGGCATTCCGGTTGGATGAGCTGGAGGCGGAGCGCGCCGCCAATGAGGGCGCCTACCTGCAGTTTCTGCGCGAGCGGAACATGTCGGTCGGTCTGTACGCGCTCGACGCCGGGGAGCTCGACCCGCAGAAGCCGCACCGCCAGGACGAGGTGTACCTCGTGGTGAGCGGCCGCGCCTTGCTCACGGTCGGTCTGGAGACCACCCAGGTGGCACGCGGCAGTGTCGTGTACGTGCCCGCCGGGGTTGCTCACAAGTTTCATCACATCACCGAGGACCTGCGGGTCGTGGTGGTGTTCTCTCCACCGGAGGGCTGA
- a CDS encoding phage holin family protein: MKNFVVKTLANAGALAVAVWILDKITLTGDSTGKKVGTLLLVALVFGLVNVVVKPLVQLLTLPLFILTLGLFTLVVNALMLLLTSWLADKLDLSFHVDGFWTAVLGGLIISIVSWALHLVLPDGD; this comes from the coding sequence ATGAAGAATTTCGTAGTCAAGACACTCGCCAACGCCGGGGCCCTCGCGGTCGCCGTGTGGATACTCGACAAGATCACGCTGACCGGGGACAGCACGGGCAAGAAGGTCGGCACACTGCTGCTGGTCGCGCTCGTCTTCGGCCTCGTGAACGTCGTGGTCAAGCCACTCGTGCAGCTGCTCACCCTCCCCCTGTTCATTCTGACGCTCGGCCTGTTCACCCTGGTGGTGAACGCCCTGATGCTGCTGCTCACCTCGTGGCTGGCCGACAAGCTCGACCTGAGTTTCCACGTTGACGGCTTCTGGACCGCCGTCCTGGGTGGCCTGATCATCTCGATCGTCTCCTGGGCACTCCACCTCGTCCTGCCCGACGGGGACTGA
- a CDS encoding low molecular weight protein-tyrosine-phosphatase, with translation MTYRVCFVCTGNICRSPMAESVFRARIEEAGLDGLVEVDSAGTGGWHEGDPADPRTVSVLETNGYGSIHAARQFQTSWFSRLDLVIALDVGHLKALRRLAPTAADAEKIRLLRSYDPAAGDDLDVPDPYYGGMDGFEECLELVEAASPGLLTAVREQVEGQVA, from the coding sequence ATGACCTACCGCGTCTGCTTCGTCTGCACCGGCAACATCTGCCGCTCTCCGATGGCCGAGTCCGTCTTCCGCGCCCGTATAGAGGAGGCCGGGCTCGACGGCCTGGTCGAAGTCGACAGCGCCGGCACGGGCGGCTGGCACGAGGGCGACCCCGCCGATCCGCGCACCGTCTCCGTCCTGGAGACGAACGGCTACGGCAGCATCCACGCCGCCCGGCAGTTCCAGACCTCCTGGTTCTCCCGCCTCGACCTCGTGATCGCCCTTGACGTCGGCCACCTCAAGGCCCTGCGCCGCCTCGCGCCCACCGCCGCGGACGCGGAGAAGATCCGCCTCCTGCGTTCCTACGACCCCGCGGCGGGCGACGACCTCGACGTTCCGGACCCGTACTACGGGGGCATGGATGGCTTCGAGGAGTGCCTGGAACTCGTGGAAGCGGCGAGCCCCGGCCTGCTCACCGCCGTCCGCGAGCAGGTGGAGGGACAGGTCGCATGA